The nucleotide sequence GTCCCGTGCAGCGATGGTGCGAAACCGCGCTCAACGTTCCGCCCTTCGCACCGCACTGAAGAAAGCGCATGTCACGGACGCCGGCGCTGATATCCAAGTCGCTGCAGTTACGCTGCTCGATCGCGCTGCCCGCAAGGGCCTGATCCACAGGAATACCGCCGCCCGTCACAAGAGCCGGATGGCGAAGAAAGCCGCGAAGTAGACGACTGCAGGCTTGCGGACAAATGGAGCGCCCTCGCGGGGCGCTCCTTTCGTTTCACATTGTCGCCAACTCGCCTCCGCAGCGCTCACAATACCACTCGGTAGGGTGATTGAGGGTTCCACATTCGTGGCACTTGAGCGTCTTCGACTGCTCCCCTTTGGTGTCGGACTGTTTCCCGGACTTTCCCCCGCTCGTTCCGCCGAGTGGCGTTCGCATGGATCTCTGGCGTGAAGGTGCCTCCGTTTCGGGAACGGACGCGGGTATAGTCGCCGAACCCGTAGCAATCGAATTTGACGTCGCAGCGGCGGGCTCAGCCGAACTACCGGGGCCCTGACTGGGCAATGCGTCCCGGTCCGCCGGATCGCCCTCTGACGACGCTGGCGAGCCGCCGCCGCGCGTGGCCACGGTATCGCGACTGGAATCACCGGCGTCCGCTCGCGAAGAAACACCGTCATCGGACCGTGGAGAGCCACTGTCCGGCCGCAACGAAGCGTCGTCGGGTTGCAAGCCAATAGCACCGGCCCGCGAACCAATGGCGCCGGGTCGCGAAGCAGCGTCATCCGCCTCGACCCGCGCGGGCGAGGCGGCTACGGCCGACTCACTGCGCGATGGCCCCGAGTCGCTCTCGGGCAAGGCCTCGGCATCCACCGAGGGTGTACGCTGCGGCGTGCTACGCAATCCGCTACGCGGGCCAACCGCACTCAGCGTCTGGATACTCCTGAGCTCGGCAAGCTCGTTGTCGAGACGCTCGCGGTCCACCGCGATCCGATCGAGATCTCGTTGCGACTCGACGCGGATTTCCTCCCAGCGAGCGGGGTCGTACTCGCCCACCGCCGCGCGCAATTCGGCTTCCTGAAGCGCGTCCTTTCGGGTGTCCTCATCGCGCGCCACCTCGATGAGGCGCGAGGACAGCGTAGTGATGTTCAGTTGCAGCTCTTCGGCATGGCCGCCGATTTCCCCGGACACCCGCTCCATGCGAGTCTCATAGTCCGCATTGACTTTCTCGAACACGTGCGCCGGCGTGCCGTCGCGTTTTGCCTCGAGGACCGATATCCACTGCTCATACTGCTGGCGTTCCGCGATCAGGGCGCGGAGCGCATCGAGCGCATTCGTCTTTGCCTTGTTCATTCTGGCCTCTCTCTCCCTGCGACACGACTAAGCCCCGCCGCGCCGGCATTGTCCGCCAACCTGTGAACGATCGATCCACCGACGATAGTGCATACCGCGCGCCCGGAGAGATTCACCCCTCCAAAAGGCGTATTCCGGCCCTTCGTCACGAACTCAGAAGCTTCTACCCGCCAATTCATTCCGGGATCGAATACCGTGACGTCGGCCGGCACTCCTCTCGCAAGAGACCCGCCGGGGAGCCCGAACAGCCGGGCCGGCGCACAGGACATCCTGTCCACCAGCGTCGCGAAATCTATGTGGCCCGTGTCGACAAGATTCGTAACCGACACGGCCAGCGCAGTCTCGAGACCGACAATGCCATTGGGGGCGTTCGCGAACTCCCGCTCCTTTTCGTCGTAATGGTGCGGCGCGTGATCAGTGGCGATCATGTCGATCGTGCCATCCTTTACGGCTTCCCGGAGCGCCTCGACATCCCTGGCGGTGCGAAGTGGCGGATTCATCTTGGCATTGGTATCGTAGGACAAAATCCGGTCTTCGGTCAGCGAGATATGATGCGGGCAGACCTCGGCCGTGACGTTGATTCCGCGATCCTTTCCCCAGCGAATGAGTTCCACCGAACCATGTGTGCTCATGTGGGCGAGGTGAACGTGGCCCCCCGTACGCCTGGCAAGAAGGATGTCGCGAATCACCATGATCTCCTCCGCTTCGGCAGGAATGCCCTTGAGGCCGAGTCGTGCGGATACCATTCCCTCGTTCATCGATCCGCCGTTCGCAAGTGTGGGCTCTTCGCAGTGATCGATTACAGGAACGCCGAAGGTACGAGCGTACTCCAGCGCTGTCCGCATGAGTTGCGCAGAAACGACCGGACGCCCGTCATCGCTCATCGCCACCGCGCCAGCCGCAATCATTTCGCCGAATTCGGCGAGTGTTTCGCCTCGCTGGCCCACTGAAATCGCGCCGATCACATGGACGCGAGCCGCACCGGCACGCTGGGCCTGCCGGATGATGAAGCCGACCGCGGCCTGATTGTCGGTAACCGGATCGGTGTTCGGCATCGCGCAGACAGCGGTGAATCCGCCCGCTGCTGCCGCGCGGGCGCCGCTGGCGATGGTCTCGACGTCTTCTCTGCCCGGCTCACGCAGATGGCAATGCACGTCGATGAATCCAGGGGAGACAATACACCCCGCACAGTCAACTATTTCTGCACCATCCGGATCTCCGCTGATCCGGCCCATGCTCTCGATCCTGCCATCAATGATCAACAGGTCGGTTATTTCATCGACGCTTTGCGCCGGGTCGAGGACACGTCCTCCGCGCAGCAACAGGGGCCTGGCTGCCTCCTTCATCTCCCGCCTCCCTTCGCCGCTTCCGCAAGCTCTGGCTTGCCACCGGCAAGCAGATACAGCACAGCCATGCGGATTGCCACTCCGTTGGTAACCTGGTTCAGAATGACGCTCTGCGGTCCATCGGCAACATCCGAGTCTATTTCCACGCCCCGGTTCATCGGGCCCGGATGCAGTATTAGCACGTCGCGCGGGGCACGTTCGAGCCGCTCGCGCGTCACACCAAATACTCTGTTGTACTCGCGACTCGACGGGACGTAGCCCGCAGTCATGCGTTCGAGCTGGAGACGGAGGATGTTCAGCGCGTCCGCCCATCCGATTGCGTCCTCGATGCGCTCGAACACCGTCACTCCGAACTTTTCGATCGCGTTTGGCAACAACGACCTCGGGCCGCACACCGCAACTTCAGCGCCGAGCTTCTGCAATCCCCAGATATTGGATCGGGCGACCCTGGAATGGAGCACGTCCCCGCAAATGCAGATCTTCTTTCCAGCCAGATCACCGAAATGGTCGCGAAGGGTGAGCATATCGAGTAGCCCCTGCGTAGGATGCTCATGAGTGCCATCGCCTGCATTGATGACGTTGGACTCGATTCGGTCGGCAAGAAATTGCGCGGCACCAGAGGCCCCGTGCCGGATCACCACCATGTCGATGCGCATTGCCTCCAGATTGCGAGCCGTATCGACGAGCGTCTCGCCTTTCTGCACGCTCGATCCCGAAGCCGCAACGTTCACAGTATCAGCCGACAGCCGTTTCTCCGCGAACTCGAACGATATCCGGGTGCGAGTCGAACTTTCGAAAAACAGATTTACGATCGTCGAGCCACGAAGCGCGGGCACTTTCTTGATCGCCCGCTCACTGATTTCCTTGAATGGCTCCGCAGTATCCAGAATCAGGCGGATCTGTTCGC is from Gemmatimonadaceae bacterium and encodes:
- the rpsT gene encoding 30S ribosomal protein S20 produces the protein MPNIASAKKNMRKSRAAMVRNRAQRSALRTALKKAHVTDAGADIQVAAVTLLDRAARKGLIHRNTAARHKSRMAKKAAK
- a CDS encoding dihydroorotase — its product is MKEAARPLLLRGGRVLDPAQSVDEITDLLIIDGRIESMGRISGDPDGAEIVDCAGCIVSPGFIDVHCHLREPGREDVETIASGARAAAAGGFTAVCAMPNTDPVTDNQAAVGFIIRQAQRAGAARVHVIGAISVGQRGETLAEFGEMIAAGAVAMSDDGRPVVSAQLMRTALEYARTFGVPVIDHCEEPTLANGGSMNEGMVSARLGLKGIPAEAEEIMVIRDILLARRTGGHVHLAHMSTHGSVELIRWGKDRGINVTAEVCPHHISLTEDRILSYDTNAKMNPPLRTARDVEALREAVKDGTIDMIATDHAPHHYDEKEREFANAPNGIVGLETALAVSVTNLVDTGHIDFATLVDRMSCAPARLFGLPGGSLARGVPADVTVFDPGMNWRVEASEFVTKGRNTPFGGVNLSGRAVCTIVGGSIVHRLADNAGAAGLSRVAGRERPE
- a CDS encoding aspartate carbamoyltransferase catalytic subunit, whose amino-acid sequence is MTSALGKDLLGLEFLSSEQIRLILDTAEPFKEISERAIKKVPALRGSTIVNLFFESSTRTRISFEFAEKRLSADTVNVAASGSSVQKGETLVDTARNLEAMRIDMVVIRHGASGAAQFLADRIESNVINAGDGTHEHPTQGLLDMLTLRDHFGDLAGKKICICGDVLHSRVARSNIWGLQKLGAEVAVCGPRSLLPNAIEKFGVTVFERIEDAIGWADALNILRLQLERMTAGYVPSSREYNRVFGVTRERLERAPRDVLILHPGPMNRGVEIDSDVADGPQSVILNQVTNGVAIRMAVLYLLAGGKPELAEAAKGGGR